The Punica granatum isolate Tunisia-2019 chromosome 4, ASM765513v2, whole genome shotgun sequence genome has a window encoding:
- the LOC116204620 gene encoding uncharacterized protein LOC116204620 isoform X1, whose protein sequence is MGGSISPGTTMMKMKDLKQRPTIMEVYLKVHQSYDEKWVEPRAEMIWNEAKAIREVQEILNYDGTPIPISELTDAKVLALALGSWSKKGRICGLSFLNELPFSGFRGQDIAGSSRGFEDEINTMRQRVDELNQAIRARVEFERSQRANRERELRREFKEELRDLKRSHKSAKMMIAWKSIMSAQQKMFEKLSWIIVLNKMSLIRTRAHVQPKNLSQ, encoded by the exons AAGGATTTAAAACAACGTCCCACTATCATGGAGGTATACCTAAAGGTCCACCAGTCATATGATGAAAAATGGGTAGAGCCAAGGGCAGAAATGATCTGG AATGAGGCCAAGGCGATCAGAGAGGTACAGGAGATCCTGAATTATGACGGAACTCCGATTCCTATCTCTGAGCTGACTGATGCAAAAGTTCTGGCTTTGGCATTGGGGAGCTGGAGCAAGAAGGGTCGAATTTGCGGTTTGAGCTTCCTCAACGAGTTACCCTTTTCCGGTTTCAGAGGTCAGGACATCGCTGGCTCTTCTCGTGGGTTCGAAGATGAAATAAATACTATGAGGCAGCGAGTGGATGAACTCAACCAGGCCATACGTGCACGggtggagtttgagaggagtCAGCGGGCCAACAGAGAGCGAGAATTGAGGAGGGAGTTTAAAGAGGAGTTGAGGGATCTCAAAAGGTCCCACAAGTCGGCCAAGATGATGATCGCCTGGAAGAGCATTATGAGTGCTCAGCAAAAGATGTTCGAGAAACTCAGTTGGATAATtgttttaaataaaatgagcCTAATTCGGACACGAGCCCATGTGcaacccaaaaacttaagTCAATAG
- the LOC116204608 gene encoding cysteine-rich receptor-like protein kinase 10 codes for MIIKRSDMASSPFNSSSIVLLLSLLLHISYRAEAQDEPTYLSHFCSNNTVFSPNSTYQRNLDTVLTTLSSTNTSNYVSGFANSTAGQGPPDQVYGLFLCRGDQSSSSCQDCITKASQQILQKCPQEKVSVIWFDVCMLTYSNQSIFSTVREAPGISMFNTVNISDPSSFNQLLGETLTALLPKAASGQLAGKKFGVDKTNFTASQTLYMLAQCTPDLTAAECNRCLQVAVGRLLLGRQGARYLLPSCNVRYETYLFYNETAIALLSPSPAPAVPRPQGKRKISTGVIFAIVVPIFVTVVVFLILCCFLQKRTMQRHEVPQYTSVGDDITTTESLQFDFAAIQAATNNFSADNKLGEGGFGEVYMGRLVNGQDVAVKRLSRSSGQGAEEFKNEVVVVAKLQHRNLVRLLGFCLEEEEKILIYEYVPNKSLDYFLFDPEKRALLDWSRRYKIISGIARGMLYLHEDSRLRIIHRDLKTSNVLLDVDMNPKISDFGMARIFGVDQTQGTTNRVVGTYGYMSPEYAMHGQFSAKSDVYSFGVLVLEIISGEKNSSFYQSGHAEDLPSYAWKQWRKGTPGEVLDPILRDSCSRNEVTRCIHMSLLCLQEDPADRPTMATIALMLNSYSITLADPQQPAFFLHSRTGQLYSESGNSGFGKSTSKSLPMSVNEMSITEVEPR; via the exons ATGATTATCAAACGATCAGATATGGCTTCATCTCCCTTCAACAGTTCATCCATCGTCCTCCTCCTAAGCTTGCTGCTTCACATTTCTTACAGAGCCGAAGCTCAAGACGAACCCACCTATCTGTCCCATTTTTGCTCAAACAACACCGTTTTTTCCCCCAACAGCACCTACCAAAGGAACCTCGACACTGTGCTCACTACTCTGTCCTCCACTAACACCTCCAACTACGTCTCTGGCTTCGCCAACTCCACTGCCGGGCAGGGCCCACCAGACCAAGTGTATGGGCTCTTCCTTTGCCGCGGAGATCAGAGCTCAAGCTCTTGCCAAGACTGCATCACCAAAGCGAGTCAGCAGATTCTCCAGAAATGCCCCCAGGAGAAAGTCTCCGTCATATG GTTCGACGTGTGCATGTTGACTTACTCCAACCAATCGATCTTCTCCACTGTGAGGGAAGCACCAGGAATCTCGATGTTTAACACTGTGAACATCTCGGACCCGTCCAGCTTCAACCAGCTGCTGGGGGAGACGCTGACAGCCTTACTCCCTAAGGCTGCCAGTGGCCAACTGGCGGGTAAGAAATTCGGGGTGGACAAGACCAACTTCACGGCATCGCAGACACTGTACATGCTTGCACAGTGCACGCCAGACTTGACGGCTGCCGAATGCAATAGGTGCCTCCAAGTGGCAGTCGGACGACTTCTTCTAGGAAGGCAAGGGGCAAGATACCTTCTCCCAAGCTGCAATGTACGGTACGAGACCTACTTGTTCTACAATGAAACCGCTATTGCACTGCTGTCGCCATCCCCAGCCCCCGCAGTGCCAAGGCCGCAAG gcaaaagaaaaatctcaaCAGGTGTAATCTTTGCCATCGTTGTTCCCATCTTTGTGACAGTGGTCGTTTTCCTCATCCTCTGTTGCTTCCTGCAGAAAAGAACAATGCAAAGACATGAAGTCCCACAGTACACAAGCG TCGGAGATGATATCACAACTACCGAATCTCTGCAATTTGATTTTGCTGCAATACAAGCTGCCACGAACAATTTCTCTGCTGATAACAAATTAGGTGAAGGCGGGTTTGGCGAGGTCTACATG GGAAGGCTTGTTAATGGACAAGATGTGGcagtgaagagattgtctagGAGCTCAGGTCAAGGTGCTGAAGAATTTAAAAACGAGGTCGTGGTGGTGGCGAAGTTGCAACATAGAAATCTCGTGCGGCTACTCGGGTTTTgcttggaagaagaagagaaaatactCATCTATGAATATGTGCCCAACAAGAGCCTTGACTATTTTTTATTCG ATCCAGAAAAGCGTGCACTCTTGGACTGGTCGAGAAGATACAAGATAATATCAGGAATAGCTCGAGGGATGCTTTATCTTCATGAAGATTCTCGGCTCCGAATAATTCATCGTGACCTCAAGACTAGCAATGTTCTCTTAGATGTAGATATGAACCCCAAGATTTCAGATTTTGGAATGGCTAGGATCTTTGGGGTCGACCAAACCCAAGGAACCACCAATAGAGTTGTTGGGACATA TGGTTACATGTCTCCGGAGTATGCAATGCACGGGCAGTTCTCGGCGAAATCCGATGTATATAGTTTTGGTGTCTTGGTTCTAGAGATTATATCGGGCGAAAAGAACAGTTCTTTCTATCAGTCAGGCCATGCCGAGGATCTTCCAAGCTAT GCCTGGAAACAATGGAGGAAGGGAACACCTGGGGAAGTGCTGGATCCAATTCTAAGGGACTCGTGCTCAAGAAATGAAGTTACTAGATGCATCCACATGAGCTTGTTGTGCCTTCAGGAGGACCCCGCTGATAGGCCCACAATGGCCACGATAGCTCTCATGCTTAATAGCTACTCCATTACATTAGCAGACCCTCAACAACCCGCATTCTTCCTCCACAGCAGGACTGGTCAGCTGTACTCAGAGTCAGGTAACTCTGGATTTGGTAAATCCACAAGCAAGTCGTTGCCGATGTCTGTGAACGAAATGTCAATAACCGAAGTAGAACCTCGCTAG
- the LOC116204620 gene encoding uncharacterized protein LOC116204620 isoform X2, whose product MGGSISPGTTMMKMDLKQRPTIMEVYLKVHQSYDEKWVEPRAEMIWNEAKAIREVQEILNYDGTPIPISELTDAKVLALALGSWSKKGRICGLSFLNELPFSGFRGQDIAGSSRGFEDEINTMRQRVDELNQAIRARVEFERSQRANRERELRREFKEELRDLKRSHKSAKMMIAWKSIMSAQQKMFEKLSWIIVLNKMSLIRTRAHVQPKNLSQ is encoded by the exons GATTTAAAACAACGTCCCACTATCATGGAGGTATACCTAAAGGTCCACCAGTCATATGATGAAAAATGGGTAGAGCCAAGGGCAGAAATGATCTGG AATGAGGCCAAGGCGATCAGAGAGGTACAGGAGATCCTGAATTATGACGGAACTCCGATTCCTATCTCTGAGCTGACTGATGCAAAAGTTCTGGCTTTGGCATTGGGGAGCTGGAGCAAGAAGGGTCGAATTTGCGGTTTGAGCTTCCTCAACGAGTTACCCTTTTCCGGTTTCAGAGGTCAGGACATCGCTGGCTCTTCTCGTGGGTTCGAAGATGAAATAAATACTATGAGGCAGCGAGTGGATGAACTCAACCAGGCCATACGTGCACGggtggagtttgagaggagtCAGCGGGCCAACAGAGAGCGAGAATTGAGGAGGGAGTTTAAAGAGGAGTTGAGGGATCTCAAAAGGTCCCACAAGTCGGCCAAGATGATGATCGCCTGGAAGAGCATTATGAGTGCTCAGCAAAAGATGTTCGAGAAACTCAGTTGGATAATtgttttaaataaaatgagcCTAATTCGGACACGAGCCCATGTGcaacccaaaaacttaagTCAATAG